The genomic segment CCGCGCGGCGTCGAGACACCGATCGTCGCCCGGGGCGCGACGCCCACATAATTGCGCATGCTGATGTGCGGCATCACCGCTCTCAGGCGTTGTTCGTCTTGATCGTCGTCGTGCAGCCAGACCACCAGCGGATAGGCATAGTTGCGTTCGTAGTGCAGCGGCGCAAACAAGCCGCAAGGAGCCAGCGGGGCAACGGCGTGGCGATCGATGGTTGGCGTACAAGTCGGCAACGCGGCGCTGGTTAAGCGATTCATGGTCCGAGGCCCTGAAGAGTCGATTTGCTGTGGAAAAGACCGGCGCTGACGAACACGTCGTCAGCGGACGCTCGCAGCCGGCAACTGGGCCGGCAGATCCATTTGCGGGACCGCACTTGCAGCGGTCGGCTCGAAGGGAAGCTGACCCAACACGCCGTCGAGCTCGAACAACCGCCCGGGACAGGCAGTCTCTTTCAGCTCGCGGTGACGCAGAATCTCACTGCGTTTGATCTGAAACCGGTCCGCCAGGGCCGTTACCAAAGCGGTCGTGGCGGCAAGTTGACGCTCCGTAGGCGGCACTCGATCGAAGTCGCCCACGAGACAGATGCCGATTCCTTGCTCGTTGTGCTCGCGATCGCCCGCGTGAGCGCCGTGCAACTGTTCGCGCCAGCGAAACGTGGGTTCGACGAGGCCGTCGGCCATGCCTTGGCCGTTGCCGACGACGAAATGATAGCCGATCCCCAGCCAGGGTTGGCCAGCGCGATCGGTCCGCTGGCGGTGGGCCGCGTCGATCGATTCGACGTCGCCGTGTTCGCTCGCCGAATGATGCAGCACGAGGTATCGCCACGGACGCGGCGCGGTGCTCGGCTCCCAAGCCGCAGGCAACACGCGGTCCGCCGCAGGCAATCTATGGTCTGCCGCCGGGGCACCCACGGCAGGCGAGCGCCGCGCCACCGACACAGGCCGCAACGCGGGAGGCACGTCCGCCCGCGTCAGCGCGCCGGCCGACATTGACTGCAGCGGCTCGGTGTTTGCTCCCGGCGGCGGGGCGACGCGCGCGGGTCCGGCGAGTTGGGTAGGCATCAACAATTCCGGTAGCCAGGTCGGACCATACATCAGCCGCTCACCCAGACTGGGTCGAGCGCCGCTTGCCACGAGTTCGGCACGATGCTGACAGCCACCGGCGAACTCGAGGAGCATGATTGCAATTCCGACAAGAACCAGACGCGGCGTGGAGGGCACGATGCAAGTCACGAGAAGGTTCCTGCATCCGTCACCACAAACCTCTGCCCGAGGATGCCACGAATCGGACTGTACTGAAACGCCGCCGAGGGTGTCAACCAGACGTCGATCCTCAAGCGATCAGGCGCACGACGACACTGGCAGCCAGCACTGCTGTCATTGCTGGCTGATGCACCTGCGCACACCGATCCGTCCTCAGGTCAGCGACGCCATCGCCGTGACGAGTTCCTTTACCGCGTCGACGCTCTTCTTGAAGTCGGCGGCTTCTTGTGCGGTCAACTCCAACTCGACGATCTTCTCGACGCCGGCCGCGCCGAGAATCACCGGCACGCCGACGTAGTAGCCGCCGACGCCGTATTCCCGATCGCAATAGGCGGCGCACGGAATCAGCCGCTTCTTGTCGCGCACGATCGCCTCGACCATTTGGGCCGTGGCGGCGGCCGGCGCGTAGTACGCGCTGCCGGTCTTCAGCAACGCGACAATCTCGCCGCCGCCCTTGCGGGCGCGGTCGACGATTTCATCCAACCGCTTGGGGTTCATCAGCCGCGTCACCGGGATGCCGCCGACCGACGTGCAGCTCGGCATCGGCACCATCGTGTCGCCGTGGCCGCCCATCAGCATCGCCGAGATGTCCTCGACGCTGACGCCCAATTCCATGGAGATGAACGTGCGATACCGGGCCGTGTCGAGCACCCCCGCCTGGCCGAGCACGCGGTGGCTGGGAAAGCCGCTGACCTGCAGAGCCCGCTGCACCATCGCGTCGAGCGGATTGCTGACGACGATGATGATCGAGTTCGGGCTGGTGTTTTTCACCTGCTCGGCCACCGAGCCGACGATCTTCGCATTGGTCGATAGCAGGTCGTCGCGGCTCATCCCCGGCTTGCGGGCAATGCCGGCGGTGATCACGACCACGTCGCTGCCGGCCGTGTCGGCATAGTCGTTCGTGCCGGTGACAGTGGAGTCGAAGCCCATGATCGGCGAAGACTGCATCAGGTCGAGCGCCTTGCCGCGCGGCATGTTTTCGACGGCCGGGACGTCGAGCAGCACGATATCGCCCAGTTCGGCCGCCGCGCACCAATGAGCAGTGGTAGCCCCCACGTTGCCGGCGCCGATGATGCTGATCTTTGCACGCTTCATGGTTCTCGATCTCCGTCCGTCTGAAGTAGTTCCGTTCGCGATTGGGCACCGGCGGGTCGCGGCGCCCGGACCCACCCGCGCAGCGCGGCGGAAGGTCGATCCGGCTGAGTATCCGAGCCCCCTGCGGCAAGTCAAGTAGCCAGCAAGTCGCAGCGACACGCTGCCCGCAGGAGCTGCGTAGCCAATGCCGCAGCCGCCGCATCGGTAGGCGATTTGTTCGCATTCCTGGCGGTTGCGGCGTATGGTGAACGCTGCGACCAGAGGGCCAGGGCATCCGGGCGAGATGGGGAAATAATCCGCCGCGCCGATTGCGAATGGTTGGTCGGCCGCGGGCACCTCGCCCGGGCTCCATTTCCTCCAGCCCCGAGCAGCTCGCTTGTCCCTTGCAGCCGCCGATTTCCAGCGACTGGTCGACGAGCATGGTGCGGTGCTCTACCGGCTCGCGTATCGCCTGATCGGCGATAGTGGCGAGGCCGAAGATGTCGTTCAAGAGACTTTTCGCTCGGTGTGGAAGAGTCGCCGGCGCTTCGATCCGGCGCGCGGCGAACGCGCCTGGCTGACGGCCATTCTCCGCCGCCGTGCCGCCGATCGCTGGCGCCGCCAGCCGCCCTGCCATGTGCATGTCGACGACAGCCTGCTCGAGGTCGGCTTCGAATTGCCCGACCCCGCCGAGTCGGGCTACAGCGACGAAATGCAGTGGGCGCTTGACCAATTGGCCCCCGAGCTACGCGAGACCCTGCTCCTCGTGGTGGTCGGCGAATTGACCCATCAAGAGGCCGGAAGGGTCTTGCAGGTGCCCTTGGGCACCGTGCTATCGCGCGTGGCCCGGGCACGCGCGCGACTGCGTCAGCTTTTATCGGTGCAGGCTCGTTGCCAGGAGCGTCGCGACACCCAGCGCATGCAGCCATGAGCGCCCCGCGTCAGCCTACGGACGACTTCCTCGATGCCCGGCTTCGTGAGGTGCCGGTGCCCGCGGATTTGCTGCGCTCGCTGAAGCGGATGGCGGGACCGGTCGTGCCTGCTTCTGAGCCGGTGTTGCCCCTTTACGAGACCGAACCGCAGGCCGACGCCGATTCGGCCGCCGATGCCGAGTTGGACCGCTGCTTGGTCGAGGTGGCAGTCCCTCTGACGTTGCTGGCGCGGCTCCGCGAGATTTGCGTGAGCCCGGCACGTGCGACCCAGCCGGGCCAGGCGGCGGTTTCCCGTCCGCTCGATCGCCAGTTGCGCACGGTCGAGGTGCCCTTTGGACTGACGCGCCGACTGCGCGAAATCGCTCGCGGCACCGAGCCCATCTGGGCTGCGGCGGCAATGATCCTCGTGGCCGCGCTGTTGGCTGGCGTGGGCCTCTGGCAGCAACGTCCCGGCGAGCCCGGGGCGGACGCCTTGCGGACGTCCGTGGTGACGACGAGCGCGACGCCGGCCGATCCGAGTCTTGATGCCTTGGCGAGCGGAGCCGGCGCCGGTGAGGCAGCCGTAGAATGGCTCGATCCCGCGCGCCACGCGACGGTTCAGACCGAGGCGGTAAACGAGGCCGAGCTGCACACGGCTGCCGAGCGCGTCGAATCGTGGCTGGTCGATGCGGCCGTTCCGGACGCCGGGGCGGCTCCGCTG from the Pirellulales bacterium genome contains:
- a CDS encoding N-acetylmuramoyl-L-alanine amidase; amino-acid sequence: MLLEFAGGCQHRAELVASGARPSLGERLMYGPTWLPELLMPTQLAGPARVAPPPGANTEPLQSMSAGALTRADVPPALRPVSVARRSPAVGAPAADHRLPAADRVLPAAWEPSTAPRPWRYLVLHHSASEHGDVESIDAAHRQRTDRAGQPWLGIGYHFVVGNGQGMADGLVEPTFRWREQLHGAHAGDREHNEQGIGICLVGDFDRVPPTERQLAATTALVTALADRFQIKRSEILRHRELKETACPGRLFELDGVLGQLPFEPTAASAVPQMDLPAQLPAASVR
- the mdh gene encoding malate dehydrogenase, coding for MKRAKISIIGAGNVGATTAHWCAAAELGDIVLLDVPAVENMPRGKALDLMQSSPIMGFDSTVTGTNDYADTAGSDVVVITAGIARKPGMSRDDLLSTNAKIVGSVAEQVKNTSPNSIIIVVSNPLDAMVQRALQVSGFPSHRVLGQAGVLDTARYRTFISMELGVSVEDISAMLMGGHGDTMVPMPSCTSVGGIPVTRLMNPKRLDEIVDRARKGGGEIVALLKTGSAYYAPAAATAQMVEAIVRDKKRLIPCAAYCDREYGVGGYYVGVPVILGAAGVEKIVELELTAQEAADFKKSVDAVKELVTAMASLT
- a CDS encoding RNA polymerase sigma factor, with protein sequence MSLAAADFQRLVDEHGAVLYRLAYRLIGDSGEAEDVVQETFRSVWKSRRRFDPARGERAWLTAILRRRAADRWRRQPPCHVHVDDSLLEVGFELPDPAESGYSDEMQWALDQLAPELRETLLLVVVGELTHQEAGRVLQVPLGTVLSRVARARARLRQLLSVQARCQERRDTQRMQP